From the genome of Turicibacter faecis, one region includes:
- a CDS encoding RNA-binding protein, with the protein MNLAHFKKEEHGFIVRMEDLIHQVYEGYQLKTTKFLTPREQEIVQMLVNEFSDVEVQWIGGFKNAERKRAILIPTYLNDQDFSYTVIGYEVRYAHKMVDLRHPQVLGTIMSLGIERQIIGDILILADKRIFLAVCEEMAPFIEQALVKVGRHSISLVKKKINELERIETYERREIIVSSMRLDVIVCALTKESRSFTSESIKQGNIQHNFKVEQNHSKECHIGDMISIKRYGRYKLLEIKSQTKSGRKIVIVGKVV; encoded by the coding sequence ATGAATTTAGCTCATTTTAAAAAAGAGGAGCACGGTTTTATAGTAAGGATGGAAGATTTAATCCACCAAGTCTATGAAGGCTATCAACTAAAGACAACGAAATTTTTAACGCCTCGAGAACAGGAAATTGTTCAGATGCTAGTAAATGAGTTTTCTGATGTTGAGGTTCAATGGATTGGTGGATTTAAAAATGCAGAAAGAAAGCGGGCTATATTGATTCCAACTTATCTAAACGACCAAGATTTTAGTTATACAGTCATAGGGTATGAAGTGAGATACGCCCATAAAATGGTGGATCTGAGACACCCTCAAGTATTGGGGACAATCATGTCCTTAGGAATTGAAAGACAGATTATCGGTGATATTTTAATATTAGCAGATAAGAGAATCTTCCTAGCCGTATGTGAGGAGATGGCACCTTTTATTGAGCAAGCCTTAGTCAAGGTTGGAAGACACTCGATTAGTCTGGTGAAGAAAAAAATAAATGAATTAGAGCGTATTGAAACCTATGAAAGACGTGAAATAATCGTTTCATCAATGAGGTTAGACGTTATTGTCTGTGCGTTAACGAAGGAGTCACGTTCGTTTACGTCCGAATCAATCAAGCAAGGCAATATTCAACATAACTTTAAGGTCGAGCAAAATCATTCTAAGGAATGTCACATTGGAGATATGATTTCAATTAAACGTTATGGACGCTATAAACTATTGGAAATTAAATCGCAAACTAAAAGTGGACGAAAAATTGTTATCGTAGGAAAAGTAGTGTAG
- a CDS encoding YggT family protein: MTYIILLFRSVLGIYQFLMLIYIFMSWIPETRSTQIGRAIGAVVEPYLSIFRKIIPPLGMFDFSPIVAFIVLEFAMQGLINILL, from the coding sequence ATGACATACATCATATTACTATTTAGATCAGTTTTAGGGATTTATCAATTTTTAATGTTGATCTATATTTTTATGAGTTGGATTCCAGAAACTCGCTCGACACAGATTGGACGTGCAATAGGTGCAGTTGTCGAACCGTATTTATCAATTTTTAGAAAAATTATTCCACCGCTGGGAATGTTTGATTTTTCACCGATTGTCGCATTTATCGTATTGGAGTTTGCGATGCAAGGTCTAATAAATATTTTACTATGA
- a CDS encoding cell division protein SepF: protein MSFKDKLKTMMGIDEEEYEMDDFEEEFEEPEVIKPAPLPKPDLTVVSNATHTSTSKGKSVVTPMNNELNRLKFDSNLNKVIIREPNEYSDAQDIADCLKENYPVFINLQRLEKSQAKRVVDFLSGTIYAIDGDIKRVGTNLFLCTPKSVETEGQVTMNEPHQEIEE from the coding sequence ATGAGTTTTAAAGATAAGCTTAAAACAATGATGGGAATAGACGAAGAGGAATATGAAATGGATGATTTTGAAGAGGAGTTTGAAGAGCCAGAAGTTATTAAGCCGGCACCGCTGCCTAAACCTGATTTAACGGTTGTTTCAAACGCCACTCATACATCAACGAGTAAAGGAAAGAGTGTTGTGACGCCAATGAATAATGAATTAAATCGATTAAAATTTGATAGTAATTTAAATAAAGTAATTATTCGCGAACCAAATGAGTATTCTGATGCTCAGGATATTGCGGATTGTTTAAAAGAAAACTATCCAGTTTTTATTAACCTTCAACGTTTAGAAAAATCTCAAGCGAAGCGTGTGGTTGATTTCTTAAGTGGAACAATTTATGCGATTGATGGAGATATCAAACGTGTGGGAACAAATTTATTTTTATGTACACCAAAGAGTGTAGAAACTGAGGGTCAAGTAACAATGAACGAGCCTCATCAAGAAATAGAGGAGTAA
- a CDS encoding YggS family pyridoxal phosphate-dependent enzyme, translating into MNISKNVDKVRRNIELVAADGRNVNIVAATKYVGVQQIKDLFACGITMMGENRVDALLEKKSQISLPIEWHFIGTLQSRKVKEVINEISCLHSLDRLSLAKEIQKYRREPLPCFIQVNVSKEESKHGIDVDEVISFLEALKSYPMIKVVGLMTMAPNTDDPTVIRRCFKGLKQLQEKIATLNQGGVTCDRLSMGMSQDYMIAIEEGATHIRLGSILFQD; encoded by the coding sequence ATGAATATTTCTAAAAATGTCGACAAGGTGCGACGAAATATTGAATTGGTTGCTGCTGATGGACGAAATGTAAATATTGTTGCAGCAACAAAGTATGTGGGTGTGCAACAAATTAAGGACCTTTTTGCTTGTGGAATTACAATGATGGGGGAAAATCGTGTAGATGCGCTGCTTGAGAAAAAATCACAGATATCTTTACCAATAGAGTGGCATTTTATTGGAACCCTACAATCACGTAAAGTAAAAGAGGTTATTAACGAAATTTCTTGTCTCCATTCGCTCGACCGTTTATCGTTGGCAAAGGAAATACAAAAATACCGTCGGGAACCATTACCTTGCTTTATTCAAGTCAACGTTAGTAAAGAGGAGAGTAAGCATGGAATTGATGTGGATGAGGTAATTTCATTTTTAGAGGCGTTAAAATCGTACCCAATGATAAAAGTTGTTGGATTAATGACCATGGCGCCGAATACCGATGATCCAACTGTGATACGTCGCTGCTTTAAAGGTTTGAAGCAATTACAGGAAAAGATTGCAACGTTAAACCAAGGGGGAGTAACTTGCGATCGCTTATCGATGGGAATGAGTCAAGATTATATGATTGCCATTGAGGAAGGGGCAACGCATATAAGACTCGGATCCATTTTATTTCAAGACTAG
- a CDS encoding YlmC/YmxH family sporulation protein has product MKDSIMTLSDIEEKDVINVVTGERIGFVSSLRIDTNSGQIIAITVQPSMKFVSFFSKDEASVVVPWNQILKIGEDVIIVNVAQQLNEF; this is encoded by the coding sequence ATGAAAGATTCAATTATGACTTTAAGTGATATTGAAGAGAAGGATGTCATTAATGTGGTGACAGGTGAGCGAATTGGTTTTGTATCTAGCTTAAGAATTGATACGAACTCTGGACAAATTATCGCAATTACAGTTCAACCGTCAATGAAATTTGTTAGTTTTTTTTCTAAAGATGAGGCATCAGTTGTCGTTCCGTGGAATCAAATTTTAAAAATTGGAGAGGATGTTATTATCGTTAATGTGGCTCAACAATTGAACGAATTTTAG
- the sigG gene encoding RNA polymerase sporulation sigma factor SigG gives MSKHKVDIVGVDTSKLEVLTNAEMIELFKKFQSGDMDAREALIKGNLRLVLSIIKKFNHRGENLDDLFQVGCLGLMKAIDHFDLSHEVKFSTYAVPMIIGEIRRYLRDNNSLRVSRSLRDTAYKVLQMKDQLSIELQRDPTNEEIAKAIGVEPIDVVLSVEAISDPVSIFSPIYNDGGDTIHLIDQIKDDSITDEKWSAKLMLEEGFKRLGRREKRIIHDRYFMGKTQMEIAAEIGISQAQVSRLEKNALHTMEEMMKS, from the coding sequence ATGTCCAAACATAAAGTTGATATTGTCGGAGTCGATACATCAAAGTTAGAAGTACTAACAAATGCAGAAATGATTGAATTATTTAAAAAGTTTCAAAGTGGTGATATGGATGCTCGTGAAGCCCTCATTAAGGGGAATTTACGACTCGTATTAAGTATTATAAAAAAATTTAATCATAGGGGAGAAAATTTAGACGATTTATTTCAAGTTGGTTGTCTAGGTTTAATGAAAGCTATTGATCACTTTGATTTATCTCATGAAGTTAAATTTTCTACTTATGCTGTGCCTATGATTATTGGTGAGATTCGACGTTATTTACGTGATAATAATTCTTTACGCGTCTCTCGTTCATTACGTGATACTGCATATAAAGTGTTACAGATGAAAGATCAATTGTCGATTGAATTGCAACGTGACCCAACGAATGAGGAAATCGCTAAGGCAATCGGTGTGGAACCCATTGACGTTGTGTTATCAGTAGAGGCTATTTCAGATCCGGTTTCTATTTTCTCCCCTATTTATAATGACGGAGGAGATACCATCCATTTAATTGATCAAATTAAAGATGATAGTATTACGGATGAAAAATGGAGTGCTAAGTTAATGTTAGAAGAAGGGTTTAAGCGATTAGGTCGTCGTGAGAAACGGATTATTCATGATCGATACTTTATGGGAAAAACACAAATGGAAATTGCCGCCGAAATTGGAATTTCTCAGGCCCAGGTGTCAAGATTAGAAAAGAATGCGTTACATACCATGGAAGAAATGATGAAAAGTTAA
- the sigE gene encoding RNA polymerase sporulation sigma factor SigE, producing the protein MQALMMFFIKWFEKISKRKKNYVNYIRGNETLPEPLSKEEEFRVLTNFQEGDELARQTLIEHNLRLVVYIAKKFESSGVNLEDLISIGTLGLIKGVQTFKMDKNIKLATYASRCIENEILMHLRKTNRIRHEVSLDEPLNVDWDGNELLLSDILGTEENEVYKDIEEDVERQLVFDAINRLKRREREIMYMRFGLCGEEPLTQKEVAQKLDISQSYISRLEKKIIDKIRKEVLKIK; encoded by the coding sequence ATGCAGGCTTTAATGATGTTCTTTATTAAATGGTTTGAAAAGATTAGTAAACGAAAGAAAAATTACGTAAACTATATTAGAGGAAATGAAACACTACCAGAGCCTTTATCTAAGGAGGAAGAATTCAGGGTTTTAACTAACTTTCAAGAAGGGGACGAGCTGGCGAGACAAACATTAATCGAACATAATTTAAGATTAGTGGTATATATTGCGAAGAAATTTGAAAGTTCAGGTGTTAATCTAGAGGATTTGATCAGTATTGGGACATTAGGCCTGATTAAGGGAGTGCAGACGTTTAAGATGGATAAAAATATTAAGTTAGCCACTTACGCGTCTAGATGTATAGAAAATGAGATTTTAATGCATTTACGAAAGACGAACAGAATTCGACATGAAGTTTCTTTAGACGAACCATTAAATGTAGATTGGGATGGAAATGAATTACTCTTATCTGATATTTTAGGAACTGAGGAAAATGAGGTCTATAAAGATATTGAAGAAGATGTTGAAAGACAACTCGTATTTGATGCTATTAATCGCCTAAAAAGACGCGAGCGTGAGATCATGTATATGCGATTTGGATTATGTGGAGAAGAGCCTTTAACACAAAAAGAAGTTGCACAAAAGTTAGATATTTCACAGTCGTACATTTCGCGATTAGAAAAGAAAATTATTGATAAGATCCGTAAAGAGGTTTTAAAAATAAAATAA
- a CDS encoding sigma-E processing peptidase SpoIIGA, with product MYLDLFIIQNLIYDYLILNGVAILTEERMKLSRLSLGLLSSLVLSAMLFMIDFTALAGGVPIVVLLIVFSKGNLKGFITKTLYFYCLSFILSGSIYTISHFIKFDLTIVPYICVLMVLSFVVTLIYILKVRWLNSQQLIDQFIYEVRIFCGSTELKGSGFVDTGNHLTDEKTALPIMMVPKEMLCLGEIEEFLNRQSISSWSTGYSVINDDQQRLLVFKPTLLLINDKVIQNVLIGVVENQFYEYDFLLQPSIVRSI from the coding sequence ATGTACCTAGATTTGTTCATCATTCAAAATTTAATTTACGACTATCTCATTTTAAATGGTGTAGCCATCTTAACTGAAGAAAGAATGAAGCTCTCCCGCTTAAGTTTGGGACTTTTGAGTAGTCTAGTACTGAGTGCTATGTTATTCATGATAGACTTTACCGCATTAGCAGGCGGTGTTCCAATTGTTGTTTTACTCATTGTCTTTTCAAAGGGGAATCTTAAAGGGTTTATTACCAAAACCTTATATTTTTATTGCTTGAGTTTTATTTTAAGTGGTTCTATTTATACGATTAGTCATTTTATTAAATTTGATTTAACAATTGTTCCATATATTTGTGTTTTAATGGTGCTTTCGTTTGTTGTGACATTAATATATATCTTAAAGGTTCGCTGGTTAAATAGTCAGCAGTTAATTGACCAGTTTATTTATGAGGTGCGTATTTTTTGTGGATCAACTGAGCTAAAGGGGAGTGGATTCGTTGATACCGGGAATCATTTAACAGATGAAAAAACAGCATTACCTATTATGATGGTTCCAAAAGAGATGCTTTGTTTAGGGGAGATTGAAGAATTCTTGAATAGGCAATCGATCTCATCATGGTCGACTGGTTACTCGGTCATAAATGATGATCAACAGAGATTGTTAGTTTTTAAACCGACACTGTTATTAATTAATGATAAGGTGATACAGAATGTGCTCATAGGGGTTGTAGAAAATCAATTTTATGAATACGATTTTTTACTTCAACCAAGTATAGTAAGAAGTATCTAG
- the ftsZ gene encoding cell division protein FtsZ encodes MEGFGFGNEFTYAPRIIVVGVGGGGSNAVNRMIENDVQGVEFVVVNTDAQALNLAIADRKFQIGRDLTRGLGAGGNPEVGQHAAEENLSELKELVKGADMVFITCGMGGGTGTGAAPVIAKAAKESGALTVGIITRPFTFEGKRRTDFALRGIAELKANVDTLISVPNDRLLQIVDRTTPMLEAFREADNVLRQGVQGISEIIAVPGLINLDFADVKTVMHNKGSAIMGIGLGTGENRATEAAKKAIASPLLENDIDGATDAIINISGGMDIALFEVDEALRTIRDASTTEINIIYGATINPDLGEDLIVTVIATGFDETNATAKPVEMLIGDNRNKKTTTPQAEQEAPTTPEQPKPSQPKRQPFGGDNVEMIPNWLMNRYK; translated from the coding sequence ATGGAAGGTTTCGGATTTGGAAATGAATTTACATATGCCCCAAGAATTATTGTTGTAGGTGTAGGTGGCGGTGGAAGTAATGCCGTGAATCGTATGATTGAAAATGATGTGCAAGGAGTAGAGTTTGTCGTTGTTAATACGGATGCACAAGCGTTAAATTTAGCAATTGCAGATCGTAAATTTCAAATCGGACGTGATTTAACACGCGGATTAGGCGCAGGAGGGAATCCAGAGGTTGGACAACATGCAGCTGAAGAAAATTTAAGTGAATTAAAAGAGTTAGTAAAGGGAGCCGACATGGTCTTCATTACTTGCGGAATGGGTGGAGGAACAGGAACTGGTGCAGCACCTGTTATTGCCAAAGCTGCAAAAGAAAGTGGAGCTTTAACGGTAGGAATTATTACACGCCCGTTTACATTTGAAGGAAAACGCCGAACAGATTTTGCTTTACGCGGTATTGCAGAACTAAAGGCGAATGTTGATACATTAATTTCTGTTCCTAATGATCGATTATTACAAATTGTAGATCGTACGACTCCAATGTTAGAAGCATTCCGCGAAGCGGATAACGTTTTACGTCAAGGTGTTCAAGGAATTTCAGAAATTATTGCCGTTCCAGGTTTAATTAACCTCGATTTCGCCGATGTAAAAACAGTTATGCATAATAAGGGATCAGCTATTATGGGAATTGGTTTAGGAACAGGTGAAAATCGTGCAACAGAGGCGGCGAAAAAAGCGATTGCGAGTCCATTATTAGAAAATGATATTGATGGGGCAACAGATGCTATTATTAATATTTCAGGTGGAATGGATATTGCCTTATTTGAAGTTGATGAAGCTTTACGAACAATTCGTGATGCCTCAACAACAGAAATTAATATTATTTATGGTGCTACAATTAATCCTGATTTAGGGGAAGATTTAATTGTAACGGTTATTGCGACTGGATTTGATGAAACAAATGCAACAGCAAAACCGGTAGAAATGTTAATTGGTGATAATAGAAATAAAAAGACAACTACACCACAAGCGGAGCAAGAAGCTCCAACAACACCGGAGCAACCAAAACCATCACAACCTAAACGTCAACCATTCGGTGGGGATAATGTTGAAATGATCCCTAACTGGTTAATGAATCGTTATAAATAA
- a CDS encoding cell division protein FtsA: MKNNIYACLEIGCAEVRLMVCNIRQERLYVLSQQSIVTAGIENGTVVNVNQIVEKLKRLKANVEADLKQDIQNVVLAIPSVECRIDNVVKSLELDSNQPISHANIKQLFRDIITQPTYHDQVAINVMPRAFVVDDKNTIQNPLGIIGKELVLHAQKITASASVVYNLINIAELAGFRIADIVLGSITEMMYVLTPEQLKKGACHVNIGKGMTTITVVHSGKIVSSVSLSTGGQDVTKHISENLKIDEPLAEMLKLNFGKVCSESSSTEIIYADEVEGQFTCITRQMLSDSLTIKYENILKLVKQYLMENCYKYDQMDYIFTGGASEIEGLNTLAKKIFHQEVTICTPMMLGARSAKYVKLIGMATFIHEISLLTGQKSNIIDFSKYENVLVHAIDSREELEVVEETPKIKEQQERTFMDHKLENSGVLVRIFDMIFDEKVE, from the coding sequence GTGAAAAATAATATTTATGCTTGCTTAGAAATAGGTTGTGCAGAAGTTAGATTGATGGTGTGTAATATTAGGCAGGAACGCCTGTATGTTTTATCACAACAATCTATTGTAACGGCTGGAATTGAAAATGGAACTGTCGTTAACGTAAATCAAATTGTTGAAAAATTAAAACGATTAAAAGCTAATGTTGAGGCGGATCTTAAGCAAGACATTCAAAATGTTGTGTTAGCTATTCCAAGTGTAGAATGCCGTATTGATAACGTTGTTAAATCATTGGAACTAGACTCTAATCAACCAATTAGTCACGCTAATATTAAACAGTTGTTCCGTGATATTATTACGCAACCGACATATCATGATCAAGTAGCCATTAATGTGATGCCGCGAGCTTTTGTGGTAGATGATAAAAATACAATTCAAAACCCTCTTGGGATTATTGGAAAAGAATTGGTCTTACATGCACAAAAAATAACGGCTTCTGCGTCTGTCGTGTATAATCTCATTAATATTGCTGAGTTAGCAGGATTCCGAATTGCGGATATTGTTTTAGGAAGTATCACAGAGATGATGTATGTGTTAACACCGGAACAATTGAAAAAAGGAGCATGCCATGTCAATATTGGGAAGGGGATGACCACGATTACGGTTGTCCACTCGGGGAAAATTGTTTCTTCGGTATCATTGTCAACGGGTGGTCAAGATGTAACGAAGCACATTAGTGAAAACCTCAAGATTGATGAACCCTTAGCAGAAATGTTAAAACTAAATTTCGGTAAAGTTTGTTCTGAATCTTCGTCGACTGAAATTATTTATGCAGATGAAGTAGAGGGACAATTTACATGCATTACGCGTCAAATGTTAAGCGATAGTCTCACTATTAAATACGAGAATATTTTGAAGTTAGTCAAACAGTATTTAATGGAAAATTGCTATAAGTATGATCAAATGGATTATATTTTTACGGGTGGTGCAAGCGAAATAGAAGGACTTAACACATTAGCGAAAAAGATTTTTCATCAAGAGGTGACAATTTGTACGCCAATGATGTTAGGAGCCCGAAGTGCTAAATATGTAAAATTAATTGGGATGGCAACATTTATTCATGAAATATCATTGTTGACTGGACAAAAAAGTAATATAATTGACTTTAGCAAATATGAAAATGTCCTAGTCCATGCTATTGATAGTCGAGAGGAACTTGAAGTGGTAGAAGAAACACCCAAGATAAAGGAACAACAAGAGAGGACGTTTATGGACCATAAGCTAGAAAATAGTGGTGTCTTAGTTCGGATTTTCGATATGATATTTGATGAAAAAGTAGAATAG
- a CDS encoding cell division protein FtsQ/DivIB: MNVKKVVFMEQYRQKNKQNKPKKRLKKRLNTFFFSLFVMGVIGGVFYFTSPLRKLSMVYFEGLNYVSRSEVLQLANLSYDDDYFKLKTKKIASQIQKHPLITKAVVTRVGLNELRILVEEKDVIGCVDMGDGYQYVLSDGHLIEQSNTLDVVCPGTIIYGLTEKTLKEPVLGLFIESMMKLDPILINLIKEIHYEPLYGDNNRFSLFLQDGNTIKVNSYSMVEKLKYYQTMVDQVRQLSEGQCGTYYLDVGDYFEPYSGANSVLFDNKGEQDVQEE, encoded by the coding sequence ATGAATGTAAAAAAAGTTGTTTTTATGGAGCAGTACCGTCAAAAAAATAAACAGAATAAACCGAAAAAAAGACTAAAAAAGAGGCTTAATACCTTCTTTTTTAGTCTCTTTGTTATGGGCGTTATTGGAGGGGTTTTTTATTTTACGTCTCCCCTGAGAAAATTATCTATGGTGTATTTTGAGGGGCTCAATTACGTATCACGTTCTGAGGTTTTGCAATTAGCAAATCTTAGTTATGATGATGACTATTTTAAACTTAAAACAAAGAAAATCGCGTCGCAAATTCAAAAACATCCACTCATTACAAAGGCGGTAGTTACAAGGGTAGGATTAAATGAATTAAGAATTTTAGTAGAGGAAAAGGATGTTATTGGGTGCGTTGATATGGGAGATGGATATCAGTATGTATTAAGTGATGGTCATTTGATTGAACAAAGTAATACGTTAGATGTTGTCTGTCCCGGAACAATTATTTACGGGTTAACCGAAAAAACATTAAAGGAACCAGTTTTGGGATTATTTATTGAGTCCATGATGAAGCTAGATCCGATTTTAATTAACTTAATAAAGGAAATCCACTATGAACCCTTATATGGGGATAACAACCGGTTTTCCTTATTTCTACAGGATGGTAATACGATTAAGGTAAATAGCTACAGTATGGTTGAAAAGTTAAAATATTATCAAACAATGGTTGATCAGGTGAGACAGTTGTCCGAAGGGCAATGTGGAACCTATTATTTAGACGTAGGGGATTATTTTGAACCTTATTCGGGTGCTAATTCGGTTTTATTCGACAATAAAGGAGAACAGGACGTGCAAGAGGAATAG
- the murB gene encoding UDP-N-acetylmuramate dehydrogenase produces MFKSFIEEYRGNDLGVLIENEPLAKHTTFRVGGPARIFVVPNAKESLIQTISLVKKYHLNYKVIGRGSNLLPSDHLFDGVIIKCDKGLDHIEINENYVTVGAGVSTILLANRVSKQNLSGLEFISGVPGSVGGAIYMNAGAYNKEIKDVLVKVLILDDKGELNWVSPDELNFGYRTSIMQMNRHWTIVEAVLELEQGVYEEIVELMKMRKIRRIESQPTNLPSAGSTFRNPLPHYSWQLIEEAGLRGVRIGGAEVSKKHCNFVVNVGDATAQDIYDLIQHVQNVVFEKSGIELHPEVEMFNW; encoded by the coding sequence ATGTTTAAAAGTTTTATAGAGGAGTATAGAGGGAATGACCTTGGGGTACTAATTGAGAATGAGCCACTTGCTAAGCATACAACGTTTCGGGTAGGGGGGCCTGCCCGTATCTTTGTCGTGCCGAATGCAAAGGAGTCTTTAATCCAAACCATAAGTCTTGTTAAAAAGTATCATTTGAATTATAAGGTGATTGGACGTGGCTCAAATTTATTACCATCAGATCATTTATTTGATGGCGTAATCATTAAGTGTGATAAAGGACTTGATCATATTGAGATTAACGAGAATTACGTTACAGTAGGTGCCGGGGTTTCGACGATTCTTCTTGCAAACCGTGTCTCTAAACAAAATTTATCAGGATTAGAATTTATATCAGGTGTTCCAGGTTCAGTTGGTGGGGCAATATACATGAATGCTGGGGCTTATAATAAAGAGATTAAAGATGTTTTAGTGAAGGTTTTAATTCTAGACGATAAGGGTGAATTAAATTGGGTATCACCGGATGAGTTAAACTTTGGCTATCGAACATCGATTATGCAAATGAATCGTCATTGGACAATTGTTGAAGCCGTTTTAGAATTAGAGCAGGGAGTCTATGAAGAAATCGTTGAGTTAATGAAAATGCGTAAAATTCGCCGCATTGAATCACAACCTACTAATCTACCATCGGCTGGAAGTACTTTTAGAAATCCGTTACCTCATTATTCATGGCAACTAATTGAGGAGGCAGGATTACGAGGGGTACGAATAGGTGGAGCTGAAGTTTCAAAGAAACATTGTAATTTTGTTGTAAATGTAGGAGATGCCACTGCACAAGATATCTATGATTTAATCCAACACGTACAAAACGTCGTATTTGAAAAAAGTGGAATCGAGTTACATCCAGAGGTTGAAATGTTTAACTGGTAG
- the murG gene encoding undecaprenyldiphospho-muramoylpentapeptide beta-N-acetylglucosaminyltransferase, with the protein MRVLVTGGGTGGHIYPALAVIRALQEVDDQLEVLYIGTEKGLENEIVTREGIPFKYIEIAGFKRSLSFENVKTIMKFFKSVSVSKKYIKEFKPDVVIGTGGYVCGPVVYSASRLKVPTIIHEQNSLPGVTNKFLSRYVNKVAICFEEARSYFPQDKVVLTGNPRATEVAATLKLGKSALGLNPHKKTVMISGGSRGAEPINEAVLSMIKKYEEADYEVVFVTGNKHYETIKNQIENVEQLKNVHVLPFINNMPQYLVNMDLFVGRSGATFLAEVTALGVPCILIPSPYVTANHQEYNARSLTDHGGGVLLLEKELTGERLYQEIDRIMKDCQLRLNMQNTSKQLGIPDAAHRLINVMNEIIEKK; encoded by the coding sequence ATGCGCGTCCTTGTCACTGGTGGTGGAACGGGTGGTCATATTTATCCTGCGCTTGCTGTTATTCGAGCATTGCAAGAGGTGGATGACCAACTGGAAGTTTTATACATAGGAACTGAAAAAGGATTAGAAAATGAAATTGTGACCCGAGAGGGAATACCGTTTAAGTATATTGAGATAGCTGGATTTAAGCGTTCTTTATCTTTTGAGAATGTCAAAACAATTATGAAATTTTTTAAATCTGTCTCAGTATCAAAAAAATATATTAAAGAGTTTAAACCGGATGTTGTGATTGGAACTGGGGGATATGTTTGTGGCCCTGTTGTTTACAGTGCATCGAGATTAAAGGTACCAACTATTATTCATGAACAGAATAGTTTACCGGGGGTTACGAATAAATTTTTATCACGATATGTGAATAAAGTCGCGATTTGTTTTGAAGAGGCGCGCTCATATTTTCCGCAAGATAAGGTAGTGTTAACAGGGAATCCGCGAGCAACAGAGGTAGCGGCAACATTAAAGCTTGGAAAAAGTGCCCTTGGTTTAAATCCTCATAAGAAAACCGTAATGATTAGTGGTGGAAGCCGTGGAGCAGAGCCGATTAATGAGGCGGTCTTGTCTATGATTAAAAAATACGAGGAAGCGGATTATGAGGTCGTCTTTGTGACAGGAAACAAACATTATGAAACGATTAAAAATCAAATAGAAAATGTGGAACAGTTAAAAAATGTTCACGTGTTACCCTTTATTAATAACATGCCACAATATCTTGTGAATATGGATCTGTTTGTTGGGCGCTCAGGGGCAACATTTTTGGCTGAAGTGACGGCACTAGGTGTTCCGTGTATTTTGATTCCTTCACCGTATGTGACGGCTAACCATCAAGAATATAATGCACGAAGTTTAACTGACCATGGCGGGGGAGTTTTGTTGCTTGAAAAAGAGTTAACGGGAGAACGACTCTATCAGGAGATTGATCGTATAATGAAAGATTGCCAATTGCGTTTAAATATGCAAAACACCTCGAAACAACTAGGGATTCCAGATGCAGCGCATCGTTTAATTAATGTGATGAATGAAATTATTGAGAAAAAGTAG